In the Methyloterricola oryzae genome, GTTCTTTCGCATTCAGCCTGGGATTGAAGATCAAGGCAATGTCCACATCCTCGGGCAGCTGCTCCAGCAGGCAGCGGCACAGCGTGGTCTTGCCGGTCCCCACCTCGCCGGTGAGCGCCACGAAGCCGCCGCCGGCGCTGATTCCGAACAGCAGGTGCGCCAGCGCCTCCCGATGCTGCGGGCTCAGGTAGACGAAGCGTGGATTGGGCGCGATGGAAAAAGGAGGGCTGGAAAAATTGAAATGCTGTTCGTACATGGACGTAGGGGGTCCCTGGAACACGTGGCCGCGGCGGTCCTGCCCTAATGGCCGCCCCGCGTGGCGGCATCTGGCAATAGGACATTCTAACCGCTTGCGCCGCTTGTGCCACCCGCCAACCTAAGAAGGCGCCAGCCACGGGGTGCTCCCCTGAGGCGTCCGATTCAGTCCAGTCCCGCCCGGTCGACGATGCCCTGCTCGCAGTCGTCGCGCCCCCCCGCCGACAGATCCAGCACGTCGCGCAACCGGCTGGTGTCGGTCAGCGCCCCCTGCAGCGACACGCGCAGTTCGCTGATCAGGGTGCGGCGCGTATCGATGTCACCGACGCAATGGATGCTCAAGGCCTTCCCGGTGCCCGGCCCGAAGCTCTGTTCGAAAGCCTGGCGCAGCGCGTCCGCCCTCACCTCCCTGCCCAGGTACGCCGCCATCGCGGCCTGCAGGCGCGAGCCGTTGATCTGATCCAGCAGTCCGACCGCGGTGCGGAAGTATTCGTCGGCGCTCCCCGGGAAGCAGCTGCCGTGTTTGCTGTACTCATGGCGCTCCAGGTAGGAGGCGACGCCCGGCATGGCAATGGCCAGCCGCCGGCGAGTGGATTCGCCGATACGCGGATCAGGCAACAGTTCCCAAGCGCCCCGCTTGTCGGACGCGCGATCCCGGCCCGCAACGCCACAGTAGGCTTTGCTCTCCGGCTGCGGCCAGAGGCCGTGCAGGGAGAAATGGGTTGCGTCCGGACCGACGGCGGACTGACTGCGGCACTCAGTCTTGTTCGGCCGGGTCTCGCAAAAGGCTGGTTGCCAGCTGGCGGCCAAGAGGTAGCGCGCTGCCAACGGAGCCGCCTCTTCAGCTTGGCCGCCACCCGCCAGAGTGCCGCAGCTCTCGTCCACCCAGCGCAGTTCGGGCTGCACTCCGCTCAGCTGGACCTGCAGATAGCGGCCGCCTGGCGCATTGCGGCCCGACACGGCATAGCGCTGGCCCGCCGTAAGCCGCACTGATCCCGGGTTGCTCCCTTTCTTGATGCTCTGTACTGCCGGGCAGGCGTCGCGAGCGAGAAACTGACCCTGCAGCGGCTCGAAAGCCAGGACGGAGGAAGAGAACAGAAGCAAGGCTTCCAGCATCAACAGCAGTATCGAGTGCATGGGTTCACGCATCCAGAGTGAAATATCGGACGATTAAACACCCGGCGGCCTGCCAAGGCGACCCTGTCCCCACCACTTGCAAACTTGAGAGGCGCGCGCGGTCGCGGTAGCCTTACCCCTTGCATAGTACGAGACCCGATAGAGGGCAGCGGCAGGAACGGCAAACCCAAGGCCGATTCGCCCCTAAGATTCCTATTCCCATGAGCTCCGAACCCATAGCCGCCCGAGAGGATATTATCTGCCGTTGCAGCGGCACGACGCAGGAGCAGATCCGCCGCTATGTGGAAAAAGGCGTGGCGGACCTGGACGGTATTTCCCGGGCATCGGGCGCCTGTTCCGGCTGCGGGGGCTGCGAGAGTGACCTGCTGACCCTGATCGCCGCATTGGATAAGTCCCGTGCAGAGCCTGTCCCCGAGTAGAGACGAGGTCCTGTTCCTGCCCCTGGGCGGGACTGGCGAAATCGGCATGAACCTGACCCTCTACGGTCATGACGGGGCATGGATCGCCGTGGATCTGGGCATCACCTTCGGTGGGGATGACTTTCCCCAGCACCCCATCCTCATGGCCGATCCGGCCTTCATCGCCGCGCGGCGCGAGCGCCTGAAAGGCATCGTCCTCACCCACGGCCATGAGGACCACATCGGTGCCCTGCCCTACCTGTGGCAGCGACTGCGCTGCCCTGTCTACGCCACCCCGTTCACGGCCGCCCTGGTGCGGTCCAAGCTGAACCGGGGCGGCGTGAGCGATGTGCCGCTGACGGAAATCGAATTGGGCGGGCGCTGCGCGCTTGGCCCGTTCACCGTGGAGTTCATCCACATGACGCACTCCATACCGGAGCCCAATGCCCTTCTGATCCAGACGCCAGTCGGCCACGTGCTGCACACCGGTGACTGGAAGTTGGACGATAGGCCCGTCGTCGGCCGGGGCTATGATTATCAGCGCCTGCATGGGCTGCGCCGCTCGCCGCTGCTGGCGATGGCCTGTGATTCCACCAACGCCACGGTGCCCGGCCGCACCGGCTCCGAATCAGATCTGTTCGAGCCCCTGCTGGCGATGGGAAGAACCGCCAAGGGAAGGATCGTCGCGACCGCCTTTGCCAGCAATGTCGCCCGCCTGATCACCCTGGCCCGGGTGGCGGAGGCGCTGGAGCGGCGCTTCGGCGTGGTGGGCGAATCCATGGAACGCATGGTTTCGGCGGCCAGGGCAACCGGATACTGGCCGGATGACCTGCCACCCCTGGTGGACTCGCGCCATCTGGGCCATCTTCCGACGGGAGAGGTGCTGGCGGCCTGCACCGGCAGTCAGGGCGAACCCCGCTCGGCTCTCGCGCGCATCGCCCAGGATCTGCACCGGGACTTGCTGCTGGACCCCGACGATCTGGTTGTCTTCTCGTCGCGGGCGATACCCGGTAACGAGCGCTCCATTCGGAGGTTACATCGCCATTTGCAGGGACGCGGCCTTCGCATCGTCACCGATCAAGACGCCCAGGTGCATGTCTCCGGACATCCGGCCCAGGAGGAGTTGAAACAGTTGTACAACTGGGTAAGGCCGCCAATCGTGATTCCGGTACACGGCACGCCCCGGCACCTGCGCGCCAATGCCGAGTTGGCGCGAACCTGCCACGTGCCCGAGGTATTCCTGGCGCGCAACGGCGATGTGTGCCGCCTCAGCCGTTGGGGAGTGGAGAAACTGGGTCAGGTGGAGACGGGACGCCTCAGCCGCCATCCGGACGGCAAGCTGCAGCCAGTCGATGCGGTATTGCTGCAGCGGATGCGGGAGCAGGCCCATTGAACGGCATGGACCTTCGGGTCCCAGGCTCTGAGGCAGAGGCAACGTCCTGGTCCTCCTTTGCCAGGTAGAAAATCAGACAATTATTCACAGCTAATAAATATAAAAAACCTTGTAAGTCAAGCCTTACACGGTGGTGTGGCACATTTTATATCTAATTGAAAAATGGCTGGTTTATTCTGACCAAAATAGTTCCACTCCAAGCCAAGGTCCTGACACGGTTGAGATTAACTGGGGACAAAATCGACTTGTGCACGGAGTTATCCACAGAATCTGTGAATAGTTGTGGATTTGTACGAACCAGACATCAGACCCGCCTCGGAAATCTAGCCGTGCTGGCGGACTCCGTAATCTCCGGGGATGGCGCGCCACCAAGTCCGAAGTAGAATGACCCTTTGTCAGTACATGCACTGAACTGGGGCTCATGCCCCGAAACGCGCCATCGGTCCCGAATACCCGGACAGGCAGAAAGGCACCTGTCAACGGTATCTGAAAGCGCCGGGCTGGGGGCATGTTCCATGCTTTAGAATATCTCGAAGCCGGCCCTGACATTGCCGCAAGGGAATGGACGCCAGTGTCGGGCTGCGCCCGGGCATGGTTTTCCGGAGATTTCATCGATGAACAACCCGTTCGAAATTGAGCGACTGCAATCCCTGGTAGACAGTCAGAAGGCGGTGATACAGGCCTTGCAGCGTGAAAACGCGCAACTGACCGCCCAGCTTGAAGTGTATTCCGTGCAGAGCCGAAAGCTGGTCGAAGTTTCAAACCGCCTGCAGGCGCAATCGACGGCCGCCTTGGAAGTACAGATGGAACGGCTGCGCCAGATCCAGGCCCATCTGCAGGAGGTTCAGGAGCTGGCACAAGGTGTTTGCACCCTGGTGGACGCGCCGCATCACCTGCTGGTCCGCGCATCCACTCCTCCGGATGAACTGCGGCGCGTGCTCAAGGCCGCCCTCCCGGAAATTCTCGCGCTGCTGACCGAGACGAACTGTCACGAGGCGCCGGCACACTCTGTCTGAGCACCGGCGTGGCCTCAACGCCTGGAGCGCCGTCCCGCTTCCCTTGCCGGTTCAGGCCGCGCGCACGGCGCTGGCGCTTTGCTCGTCGGGCGCCCTGCCCCCCAACGACGCCGACCATCCAGCAGCCGCCAGAGCGCAGCGGTTCGCCTCCTCCCCTCGCGCCGCATCGCAGTGTTCATTGCCGCAGGCCTGCTCCAGGGCGACCGAGCATTTCAGGTGGCCAGGACGCGGCTGTTTGCGCACAAAGGCGGTGCGGGCCAGGTGGTAGCTGCGGTCCTCGCCCCAGAAGTTCCGGCTCATCTCCACCAGTTCCTCGATCCGGTATTGCTCCAGGGGCTTGACCGCCTCATCGGCTTCCCGCGCCGCGCGTTTGTCCGCCAGCAACTTTTCAAAATCGGGGCGGCTGGCCATGGCCTCGGCGATCCGGATGATCTGTTCGCGGAAGCGGCCGAAACTGCCATTGCCCAGATCGTCCTGAATCACCACGTCGTCGATCAGGCCCATGGCTTTGGCCTCGTGCACGCTCACCGGCAGGCACTGCTCGGTGAGTTGCAGGGCGCGCTCGATCCCGACCCGCTTGGGCAGGGTATAGGTCCAATACTCCGAGCCATACAATCCGCCCATGCCCTTGTAATGGGGGTTGAGGACGATGCCCTCGCGGGCCAGCACGCGGTCCGCGGCAGTGGCCATCATAACCCCGCCGGCGCCGGCGCTGCCGTACAGGGCGGCGATGGTCAGCTGGTCGGTGGCGGTCAGCAGGCTGCGCACGAAATCGTCCATGGCATTGATGTTTTCCCAGGATTCCTGCGCCGGGTCCGCCGCCGCCTCGATCAGGTTCAGGTGGATGCCGTTGGACCAGAAATCCCGCCCGCC is a window encoding:
- a CDS encoding ribonuclease T2 family protein, translated to MHSILLLMLEALLLFSSSVLAFEPLQGQFLARDACPAVQSIKKGSNPGSVRLTAGQRYAVSGRNAPGGRYLQVQLSGVQPELRWVDESCGTLAGGGQAEEAAPLAARYLLAASWQPAFCETRPNKTECRSQSAVGPDATHFSLHGLWPQPESKAYCGVAGRDRASDKRGAWELLPDPRIGESTRRRLAIAMPGVASYLERHEYSKHGSCFPGSADEYFRTAVGLLDQINGSRLQAAMAAYLGREVRADALRQAFEQSFGPGTGKALSIHCVGDIDTRRTLISELRVSLQGALTDTSRLRDVLDLSAGGRDDCEQGIVDRAGLD
- a CDS encoding (2Fe-2S)-binding protein, whose amino-acid sequence is MSSEPIAAREDIICRCSGTTQEQIRRYVEKGVADLDGISRASGACSGCGGCESDLLTLIAALDKSRAEPVPE
- a CDS encoding ribonuclease J translates to MQSLSPSRDEVLFLPLGGTGEIGMNLTLYGHDGAWIAVDLGITFGGDDFPQHPILMADPAFIAARRERLKGIVLTHGHEDHIGALPYLWQRLRCPVYATPFTAALVRSKLNRGGVSDVPLTEIELGGRCALGPFTVEFIHMTHSIPEPNALLIQTPVGHVLHTGDWKLDDRPVVGRGYDYQRLHGLRRSPLLAMACDSTNATVPGRTGSESDLFEPLLAMGRTAKGRIVATAFASNVARLITLARVAEALERRFGVVGESMERMVSAARATGYWPDDLPPLVDSRHLGHLPTGEVLAACTGSQGEPRSALARIAQDLHRDLLLDPDDLVVFSSRAIPGNERSIRRLHRHLQGRGLRIVTDQDAQVHVSGHPAQEELKQLYNWVRPPIVIPVHGTPRHLRANAELARTCHVPEVFLARNGDVCRLSRWGVEKLGQVETGRLSRHPDGKLQPVDAVLLQRMREQAH